A section of the Flavobacteriales bacterium genome encodes:
- a CDS encoding efflux RND transporter periplasmic adaptor subunit, with protein sequence MDRAIDPKPARRRRMIAFGATVVVFLAALALWGGSFATRRVRVETARVTIGEVQRGLFKEFIPVTGTVQPIQTVFLDALEGGTVKHRFVEDGTHVKAGDPIIELSNPQLHMDAINREAQLLDQQNNLRNTRLAMDQQSIRLRDELLNLDKDLRRLERDQHVNDRLLQDSLLARNTYMADRENLEYMRAKRMLLAANVRSDSLFRLSQMGSISSNLELIQQNLHFLRENLQNLVIRAPIDGQLSGLNVELGQTRQRGERIAQIDVLERFKVRARIPEHYVSRVVIGLQGTFIHAGSEHTIEVFKVYPEVSNGEFDVDLRFTGATPADIRRGQTFQVRLQLSEDMEAVMLPRGPFFQDTGGQWVFVVDAEGRATRRELKLGRQNPDMYEVIEGLRPGDRVVTSRYSAFNDADELLIQ encoded by the coding sequence ATGGACCGCGCCATCGATCCCAAGCCGGCCCGGCGGAGGCGCATGATCGCGTTCGGCGCAACGGTCGTCGTGTTCCTCGCGGCCCTGGCCCTCTGGGGCGGCTCCTTCGCCACCCGCCGTGTCCGAGTGGAGACCGCCAGGGTCACCATCGGCGAGGTGCAACGGGGCCTCTTCAAGGAGTTCATCCCCGTCACCGGCACCGTGCAACCCATTCAAACGGTCTTCCTCGACGCGCTCGAGGGCGGCACGGTGAAGCATCGCTTCGTGGAGGACGGTACGCATGTGAAGGCGGGCGACCCCATCATCGAGCTCAGCAACCCGCAGTTGCACATGGACGCCATCAACCGCGAGGCACAATTGCTCGACCAGCAGAACAACCTGCGCAACACCCGCCTGGCGATGGACCAGCAGAGCATCCGGCTGCGCGATGAACTGCTCAACCTCGACAAGGACCTGAGGCGGCTGGAGCGCGACCAGCATGTGAACGACCGCCTGCTGCAGGACTCGCTGCTCGCGCGGAACACGTACATGGCCGACCGGGAGAACCTGGAGTACATGCGGGCGAAACGCATGCTGCTGGCCGCGAACGTCCGCAGCGATTCGCTTTTCCGCCTCAGCCAGATGGGCTCCATCAGCAGCAACCTCGAGCTGATCCAGCAGAACCTCCACTTCCTGCGCGAGAACCTGCAGAACCTGGTGATCAGGGCGCCGATCGACGGGCAGCTCAGCGGGCTCAACGTGGAGCTGGGCCAGACGCGGCAGCGCGGTGAACGCATCGCCCAGATCGATGTGCTGGAGCGCTTCAAGGTGCGCGCACGGATCCCCGAGCACTATGTGAGCCGTGTCGTCATCGGCCTTCAGGGCACCTTCATCCATGCCGGTTCGGAGCACACCATCGAGGTGTTCAAGGTGTATCCCGAAGTGAGCAACGGCGAGTTCGATGTGGACCTGCGGTTCACGGGTGCGACGCCGGCCGACATCCGCCGCGGGCAGACCTTCCAGGTGCGGCTCCAGCTCAGCGAGGACATGGAGGCCGTGATGCTGCCACGCGGCCCCTTCTTCCAGGATACCGGCGGCCAGTGGGTGTTCGTGGTCGATGCCGAAGGCAGGGCCACCCGGCGCGAGCTGAAGCTGGGCCGACAGAACCCCGATATGTACGAGGTGATCGAAGGACTTCGGCCCGGCGATCGCGTCGTGACCAGCCGATACAGCGCGTTCAACGATGCGGACGAGCTCCTGATCCAATAG
- a CDS encoding RNA-binding protein: protein MNIYVANVPYSVKDQDLRELFEPYGEVTSAKIIMDKATNRSRGFGFVEMSDDNAGRQAIEATNGKNFHGRDLVVNEARPRPEGDRPFRGGGGGDRGGYRPDRGGFRDQGERSYRRDEVIPSHAIKGPRFGGALSFHTPVPCEKLLISTGDPAWRRAAIGHPGSFAPCPSPALGRSSCCSPSGG, encoded by the coding sequence ATGAACATTTACGTCGCCAACGTCCCTTACTCTGTGAAGGACCAGGACCTCCGTGAGCTTTTCGAGCCTTACGGCGAGGTCACCTCGGCCAAGATCATCATGGACAAGGCCACCAACCGGAGCCGCGGCTTCGGATTCGTGGAGATGTCCGATGACAACGCCGGCCGTCAGGCCATCGAGGCCACCAACGGCAAGAACTTCCATGGCCGTGACCTCGTGGTGAACGAGGCTCGCCCCCGTCCGGAGGGCGACCGCCCCTTCCGCGGAGGAGGTGGTGGCGACCGTGGCGGCTACCGCCCCGACCGCGGCGGTTTCCGCGATCAGGGCGAACGCTCCTACCGTCGCGACGAGGTGATCCCATCCCATGCCATCAAAGGGCCCCGCTTCGGCGGGGCTCTTTCGTTCCACACCCCGGTTCCCTGTGAAAAGTTGTTGATCTCGACCGGAGATCCCGCATGGCGCAGAGCCGCCATAGGGCATCCCGGTAGCTTTGCGCCATGTCCCTCCCCTGCCCTCGGGCGCTCCTCCTGCTGTTCGCCTTCGGGTGGGTGA
- a CDS encoding TonB-dependent receptor, whose amino-acid sequence MSLPCPRALLLLFAFGWVIALPAQRPGGGGRPVSGRVYGKVIDAVSGKGAEFATVTLFAGSRDSVITGTMVRGNGDFLLEPVPGGRYRLQVSFLGYRTIEQTVEVTRDRSEVDLGNLRLEADAGVLQEATVVRERSPMQMLVDRRVFNVDKDLAARGGSGVDVMKNVPGLSVDLEGNVEMRGARPQILVDGRPSSLTLEQIPAEEIERVEVITNPSVIFDANTTGGIINVVLKKSTKPGYSGQVQAGVGTNDRYQAGANVNLREGRWGFNLSANYNDGTNVTDGLTLRTDLAQGAPAGTFEQRTDSRSGRRSFGGRFGADVQVSNRSVLSLSLGSRFHNMSGRESQTFENRASDGAVSTYGTQVNDTETRTRSLNGQLAFRHKTPRRARSGRWTSRTTAGTATAIRASTSGASSPMAARTPPRRASRTTWADRTTTSGPSSSTWWTR is encoded by the coding sequence ATGTCCCTCCCCTGCCCTCGGGCGCTCCTCCTGCTGTTCGCCTTCGGGTGGGTGATCGCACTGCCGGCCCAACGGCCTGGTGGCGGCGGACGTCCGGTGAGCGGCCGTGTCTACGGCAAGGTGATCGACGCGGTGAGCGGCAAGGGCGCCGAGTTCGCCACGGTGACCCTGTTCGCCGGCAGCAGGGACAGCGTGATCACCGGCACCATGGTGCGGGGCAACGGCGATTTCCTGCTGGAACCGGTGCCGGGCGGACGGTACCGCCTGCAGGTGAGCTTTCTGGGCTACCGCACCATCGAACAGACCGTTGAGGTGACCCGTGACCGGAGCGAGGTCGACCTGGGCAACCTGAGGCTGGAGGCCGACGCCGGTGTGCTGCAGGAGGCCACGGTGGTGCGCGAGCGGAGCCCGATGCAGATGCTGGTGGACAGGCGCGTGTTCAACGTGGACAAGGACCTGGCCGCACGCGGTGGATCGGGTGTGGACGTGATGAAGAACGTGCCCGGGCTGAGCGTGGACCTGGAAGGCAACGTGGAGATGCGGGGGGCCCGCCCCCAGATCCTGGTGGATGGTCGCCCCTCCTCACTGACCCTGGAACAGATCCCGGCGGAGGAGATCGAACGCGTGGAAGTGATCACCAACCCATCGGTGATCTTCGATGCCAACACCACCGGTGGCATCATCAATGTGGTGCTGAAGAAGAGCACCAAGCCCGGGTACAGCGGTCAGGTGCAGGCCGGCGTGGGCACCAATGACCGCTACCAGGCCGGTGCCAACGTCAACCTGCGCGAAGGCCGCTGGGGCTTCAACCTCAGCGCCAACTACAACGACGGCACCAACGTCACCGACGGGCTCACCCTGCGCACGGACCTCGCACAAGGTGCGCCGGCGGGCACCTTCGAGCAGCGCACCGACAGCCGGTCGGGACGCAGGTCCTTTGGCGGCCGTTTCGGAGCGGATGTGCAGGTCAGCAACCGAAGCGTGCTGTCCCTGTCCCTGGGATCGCGCTTCCACAACATGTCGGGGCGCGAGAGCCAGACCTTCGAGAACCGCGCGTCCGATGGAGCGGTGAGCACCTACGGCACGCAGGTGAACGACACGGAGACGCGGACCCGGAGCCTCAACGGCCAGCTGGCCTTCCGGCACAAGACCCCAAGGAGGGCAAGGAGTGGTCGGTGGACCTCACGTACAACCGCTGGGACCGCGACAGCGATTCGCGCTTCGACCTCCGGCGCTTCATCGCCGATGGCGGCCCGGACACCACCACGCCGCGCATCCAGGACAACCTGGGCGGATCGTACTACGACCAGTGGTCCTTCCAGTTCGACATGGTGGACCCGCTGA